Part of the Micropterus dolomieu isolate WLL.071019.BEF.003 ecotype Adirondacks linkage group LG17, ASM2129224v1, whole genome shotgun sequence genome is shown below.
CTGCCCTCCAGGAGGAATTTTGAATAGCCATGCAACCAGGGCACCACCACTAGAGGAGCTAGTTCCCCATCGGCTAGCCCTTCATGCTGGGGAGCTGTATGCTCCCACCTCCACCCAGGGCTCTCAGGTGTTCCCATCCTTGCAGTCAGCTCTGCCTGCCCAGCTTGGGCGCACAGCCCACACTGAGAGGAACTGCTCCCCCAACTACGGCCTTGATCTCTCCAAGAAAAGCCCCAACTCCCAGTCTCAGCACACACCCTCTAACTCCCTTCTGGCAAACAATCACAATGATGAGGAGCGAGATGGGAATCTGAGCGCTCGCACCAGTCCCATGCAGGGGGCGAATGGAAGGCCCTTCCCCTTAGAAAAAATGGAGCTGACCGACCAGGGGAGCTCCCTTACTCCTCCACCTTTCCCTCATCTCAACCAGTCTCTTGGCCCACACCTCCCTCACATGCATCGCTCGGGCTCCCAGAGCACAGATCGCTACCCATGCCCCCCCAGCCCTGACACCCCCACGGAAGGtggagagggaggcagagaaaTGGGCAACATCTACCGCTGGGTGAAACATGAGCCATTCACagctgaagatgaagatgaggatgatgatgaagaggaagggggTGAAAATGGAGACCAGCATCATAACCACCACAAGGCCGGGGAGGAGAGTGAAGGAGCAGATGACAAGAGCGGGTCAGGCACAGAGGAGACAGGCAGTAGTGAAGGCCGCCCGTCACCTCCGGGGCCGATGGGGAGGTTCCACATGCCGTATGAGCCAGAGAGCTTCGGGGACAATCTGTATGTCTGCATTCCATGTGACAAAGGCTTCCCGAGCTCAGAGCAGCTCAATGCACATGTGGAGACACACACGGAAGAAGAGCTGTATGGCAACTCTGGTGGAGAGATGGGAAACAGCAATAATAGCAGCACCAAAAACATGAGCAGTAATACAAATGGTTATGGGAGcctgaacagcagcaacagtttGAACAGTCTGTCCCATCTGGAGACCAAGTCTAGCCAGGGGTTGGGTTCAGGGGGCATCGGGGAGATGATGCGGCCCTACCGCTGTTCATCCTGCGAGAAGTCCTACAAAGATCCAGCCACTTTGCGCCAGCATGAGAAAACACATTGGCTGACCCGGCCTTACCCCTGCAGCATCTGTGGCAAGAAGTTCACCCAGCGCGGCACCATGACACGCCACATGCGTAGCCACCTGGGCCTTAAACCTTTTGCCTGCGACTCCTGTGGCATGCGTTTCACCCGGCAGTATCGCCTCACGGAGCACATGCGCATCCACTCAGGGGAGAAGCCCTACGAATGTCAGGTGTGCGGGGGAAAGTTTGCTCAGCAGCGCAACCTCATCAGCCACATGAAGATGCACAGCAGTGGAGGGACTGCAGGGGGCCTGACCACAGATGGGAAACTGAAGCTGGACTTTGCCGAGGGCATTTATCCTCTCAGTAAATATGCAGCAGAGCATCTGGGGCTGAAGCAAGAGAAGGCCAATGAGCTTCTCATCCAAGCCCAACAGCAACTGGTAGCTGATGCAAAGGCCATTGAAAGCCTTTACCCACTGTCCAAACTGGCCTCGGAGCACCTGGGCCTCACTCACGACAAGATGGATGTCCTGGGCcaacccctccctcctcccccacaGGCCCTCTCTGAAGCCCGCACCATTGACCGCTACTCACCCAGCTAAGACCACATGACCTGTATAAATAGCGATCACCAATAGgtctgtgtgcacacacaatTTGCAGTATTCAAAAGCCATTCACCTCAACTCAGTATCTCCTCTGCACCTCGGACTCAGGCCAAAAGGAATTGGTCTACTTATGCGCACCAAAATGTGCCTTTCTATACATCTAATGTGTCTTAAAGTCCTTCATAAAGGACCTCTTTGCTATTCTGTGACCAAGAGACACTCACTTAAAGTACAGTATTTATGTGCAGTGTATGCAAACGAACAGTTAAAAAAATTACAGCCATTGAGCCAAAGTGACAAATTGAAAACCAAaatgaaattgttttatttatttttgtattatggTGAAATCCAAAGAGAAACTGTTGCAAGGACACATTGCTATCTGACCCTAAACCTGTGTACAAAAACTTGTgtacaaaacatgaaaaagcaCATAAGGACAAGATTCAGGGTTTCAGTCCAGACCTGAGCGGAACTTTTACCAAATGAATAAGCCAACTCTTTTGGACTTTAAAGTAATGGGAAGAtggatatattttttcttttttttctgtttttgggGTACTGGACAATTTATGTATCTCACTCTCCAGCTTCCAAATCATGCTCCTGCTTCCCAGGTCGCAAGGAAATGACTGAACCATAAGAGCAATTGCTTCAACATTTTGGTAAAGTCTCCTCTGCTTTATTTTCTCCACATTTCTTCAAGTAACCCACTCTCCCACATAATTGTGCGGATAAAGGCTCATACTATGTGACAGTAATGGTAGCTTAATCAGCCTTAAAGTTAGCGTGTAACCCTTCTCGAGCTAAAACTTCCTTTGCATTTTGACAAACATCCTTAAGCTTTCAGTTGTTGCTGAGATGCAGTAAGCACAGCCCTGTGATCTCATAACTGGGACATGATTGCACATACCCAACTGATGACACACTAATCCCTGTTCATGATGAGTGTAGCTTCATCTCATGGTGTAGATGAAGCATGGGTTTAACCTCTGACATTCTATAATATTTTACAATTGTGAGTGCAGCCGAGCAGAGAGGCAGGCACCAGGCCAGAATTAATGACACAGAAATCTGTCATTTATTGTCAAGAGAGG
Proteins encoded:
- the hic1 gene encoding hypermethylated in cancer 1 protein isoform X1, with protein sequence MRECRKGERTYGQNTRHESEISVVSGGGLKTMLDAMEVPSHARDLLLQLNSQRTKGFLCDVIIVVQNALFRAHKNILAASSLYLKSLVVHDNLINLDHEMVSPGVFRVILDYIYTGRLNEGDPTSPTEPNLGAVLAAASYLQLLDLVALCKKKLKRNGKYPPRPGPAFLPYPKMGPNSMGLGSGGRYRVSTPVIQSCPPGGILNSHATRAPPLEELVPHRLALHAGELYAPTSTQGSQVFPSLQSALPAQLGRTAHTERNCSPNYGLDLSKKSPNSQSQHTPSNSLLANNHNDEERDGNLSARTSPMQGANGRPFPLEKMELTDQGSSLTPPPFPHLNQSLGPHLPHMHRSGSQSTDRYPCPPSPDTPTEGGEGGREMGNIYRWVKHEPFTAEDEDEDDDEEEGGENGDQHHNHHKAGEESEGADDKSGSGTEETGSSEGRPSPPGPMGRFHMPYEPESFGDNLYVCIPCDKGFPSSEQLNAHVETHTEEELYGNSGGEMGNSNNSSTKNMSSNTNGYGSLNSSNSLNSLSHLETKSSQGLGSGGIGEMMRPYRCSSCEKSYKDPATLRQHEKTHWLTRPYPCSICGKKFTQRGTMTRHMRSHLGLKPFACDSCGMRFTRQYRLTEHMRIHSGEKPYECQVCGGKFAQQRNLISHMKMHSSGGTAGGLTTDGKLKLDFAEGIYPLSKYAAEHLGLKQEKANELLIQAQQQLVADAKAIESLYPLSKLASEHLGLTHDKMDVLGQPLPPPPQALSEARTIDRYSPS
- the hic1 gene encoding hypermethylated in cancer 1 protein isoform X3, with amino-acid sequence MQISVVSGGGLKTMLDAMEVPSHARDLLLQLNSQRTKGFLCDVIIVVQNALFRAHKNILAASSLYLKSLVVHDNLINLDHEMVSPGVFRVILDYIYTGRLNEGDPTSPTEPNLGAVLAAASYLQLLDLVALCKKKLKRNGKYPPRPGPAFLPYPKMGPNSMGLGSGGRYRVSTPVIQSCPPGGILNSHATRAPPLEELVPHRLALHAGELYAPTSTQGSQVFPSLQSALPAQLGRTAHTERNCSPNYGLDLSKKSPNSQSQHTPSNSLLANNHNDEERDGNLSARTSPMQGANGRPFPLEKMELTDQGSSLTPPPFPHLNQSLGPHLPHMHRSGSQSTDRYPCPPSPDTPTEGGEGGREMGNIYRWVKHEPFTAEDEDEDDDEEEGGENGDQHHNHHKAGEESEGADDKSGSGTEETGSSEGRPSPPGPMGRFHMPYEPESFGDNLYVCIPCDKGFPSSEQLNAHVETHTEEELYGNSGGEMGNSNNSSTKNMSSNTNGYGSLNSSNSLNSLSHLETKSSQGLGSGGIGEMMRPYRCSSCEKSYKDPATLRQHEKTHWLTRPYPCSICGKKFTQRGTMTRHMRSHLGLKPFACDSCGMRFTRQYRLTEHMRIHSGEKPYECQVCGGKFAQQRNLISHMKMHSSGGTAGGLTTDGKLKLDFAEGIYPLSKYAAEHLGLKQEKANELLIQAQQQLVADAKAIESLYPLSKLASEHLGLTHDKMDVLGQPLPPPPQALSEARTIDRYSPS
- the hic1 gene encoding hypermethylated in cancer 1 protein isoform X2, which translates into the protein MIIKGDLDRMAEDIGHAGGGLKTMLDAMEVPSHARDLLLQLNSQRTKGFLCDVIIVVQNALFRAHKNILAASSLYLKSLVVHDNLINLDHEMVSPGVFRVILDYIYTGRLNEGDPTSPTEPNLGAVLAAASYLQLLDLVALCKKKLKRNGKYPPRPGPAFLPYPKMGPNSMGLGSGGRYRVSTPVIQSCPPGGILNSHATRAPPLEELVPHRLALHAGELYAPTSTQGSQVFPSLQSALPAQLGRTAHTERNCSPNYGLDLSKKSPNSQSQHTPSNSLLANNHNDEERDGNLSARTSPMQGANGRPFPLEKMELTDQGSSLTPPPFPHLNQSLGPHLPHMHRSGSQSTDRYPCPPSPDTPTEGGEGGREMGNIYRWVKHEPFTAEDEDEDDDEEEGGENGDQHHNHHKAGEESEGADDKSGSGTEETGSSEGRPSPPGPMGRFHMPYEPESFGDNLYVCIPCDKGFPSSEQLNAHVETHTEEELYGNSGGEMGNSNNSSTKNMSSNTNGYGSLNSSNSLNSLSHLETKSSQGLGSGGIGEMMRPYRCSSCEKSYKDPATLRQHEKTHWLTRPYPCSICGKKFTQRGTMTRHMRSHLGLKPFACDSCGMRFTRQYRLTEHMRIHSGEKPYECQVCGGKFAQQRNLISHMKMHSSGGTAGGLTTDGKLKLDFAEGIYPLSKYAAEHLGLKQEKANELLIQAQQQLVADAKAIESLYPLSKLASEHLGLTHDKMDVLGQPLPPPPQALSEARTIDRYSPS
- the hic1 gene encoding hypermethylated in cancer 1 protein isoform X4, with translation MCGGLKTMLDAMEVPSHARDLLLQLNSQRTKGFLCDVIIVVQNALFRAHKNILAASSLYLKSLVVHDNLINLDHEMVSPGVFRVILDYIYTGRLNEGDPTSPTEPNLGAVLAAASYLQLLDLVALCKKKLKRNGKYPPRPGPAFLPYPKMGPNSMGLGSGGRYRVSTPVIQSCPPGGILNSHATRAPPLEELVPHRLALHAGELYAPTSTQGSQVFPSLQSALPAQLGRTAHTERNCSPNYGLDLSKKSPNSQSQHTPSNSLLANNHNDEERDGNLSARTSPMQGANGRPFPLEKMELTDQGSSLTPPPFPHLNQSLGPHLPHMHRSGSQSTDRYPCPPSPDTPTEGGEGGREMGNIYRWVKHEPFTAEDEDEDDDEEEGGENGDQHHNHHKAGEESEGADDKSGSGTEETGSSEGRPSPPGPMGRFHMPYEPESFGDNLYVCIPCDKGFPSSEQLNAHVETHTEEELYGNSGGEMGNSNNSSTKNMSSNTNGYGSLNSSNSLNSLSHLETKSSQGLGSGGIGEMMRPYRCSSCEKSYKDPATLRQHEKTHWLTRPYPCSICGKKFTQRGTMTRHMRSHLGLKPFACDSCGMRFTRQYRLTEHMRIHSGEKPYECQVCGGKFAQQRNLISHMKMHSSGGTAGGLTTDGKLKLDFAEGIYPLSKYAAEHLGLKQEKANELLIQAQQQLVADAKAIESLYPLSKLASEHLGLTHDKMDVLGQPLPPPPQALSEARTIDRYSPS
- the hic1 gene encoding hypermethylated in cancer 1 protein isoform X5 — its product is MLDAMEVPSHARDLLLQLNSQRTKGFLCDVIIVVQNALFRAHKNILAASSLYLKSLVVHDNLINLDHEMVSPGVFRVILDYIYTGRLNEGDPTSPTEPNLGAVLAAASYLQLLDLVALCKKKLKRNGKYPPRPGPAFLPYPKMGPNSMGLGSGGRYRVSTPVIQSCPPGGILNSHATRAPPLEELVPHRLALHAGELYAPTSTQGSQVFPSLQSALPAQLGRTAHTERNCSPNYGLDLSKKSPNSQSQHTPSNSLLANNHNDEERDGNLSARTSPMQGANGRPFPLEKMELTDQGSSLTPPPFPHLNQSLGPHLPHMHRSGSQSTDRYPCPPSPDTPTEGGEGGREMGNIYRWVKHEPFTAEDEDEDDDEEEGGENGDQHHNHHKAGEESEGADDKSGSGTEETGSSEGRPSPPGPMGRFHMPYEPESFGDNLYVCIPCDKGFPSSEQLNAHVETHTEEELYGNSGGEMGNSNNSSTKNMSSNTNGYGSLNSSNSLNSLSHLETKSSQGLGSGGIGEMMRPYRCSSCEKSYKDPATLRQHEKTHWLTRPYPCSICGKKFTQRGTMTRHMRSHLGLKPFACDSCGMRFTRQYRLTEHMRIHSGEKPYECQVCGGKFAQQRNLISHMKMHSSGGTAGGLTTDGKLKLDFAEGIYPLSKYAAEHLGLKQEKANELLIQAQQQLVADAKAIESLYPLSKLASEHLGLTHDKMDVLGQPLPPPPQALSEARTIDRYSPS